A section of the Armatimonadota bacterium genome encodes:
- a CDS encoding glutamyl-tRNA reductase: protein MDLLALGLSHHTAPVEVRERVAFLPGKLPSAVALLRQQKGIAEAALLSTCNRTEAYVVAVDGEAGREAVLSFWSAYHGVPRETFGPYVYLHRGAEAARHLFRVAGGLDSMIVGEAQILGQVREAFRLAQQGGGIGPVLSRLFRQAIAAGRRVRRETGIGRGAVSVPGAALTVAREACGELRGRRVLVLGSGEMARLLVRNLVEAGCTAVVVCNRTLEHAEALAAAFGARTVRFDELGSALREADILVTSTGAPHVVVEASLVAEAMRRRTAPLLILDIAVPRDVDPAVRSLPGVHLVDIDDLQAAGQRVLRERLGDVERAEAILAEETEKFETWYRSLDVVPLIRALRHRADAILEEEWARLRPQLAHLPAEHQEAVRQALRTAVNRLLHRPIVRLKAMAAERDPALVDAARALLDLEDAATS, encoded by the coding sequence ATGGATCTCCTCGCGCTCGGTCTGAGCCATCACACGGCCCCCGTGGAGGTACGGGAGCGGGTGGCGTTCCTGCCCGGCAAGCTCCCCTCCGCGGTGGCCCTCCTCCGGCAGCAGAAGGGCATCGCGGAGGCTGCCCTGCTCTCCACCTGTAACCGGACGGAGGCCTACGTGGTCGCGGTGGATGGGGAAGCGGGCCGGGAGGCCGTGTTGTCCTTCTGGTCCGCCTACCACGGGGTGCCCAGGGAGACCTTCGGGCCTTACGTGTACCTGCACCGCGGGGCGGAGGCCGCCCGGCACCTCTTCCGGGTGGCGGGAGGGCTGGACTCCATGATCGTGGGGGAGGCGCAGATCCTGGGCCAGGTGCGGGAGGCCTTCCGCCTGGCCCAGCAGGGAGGCGGGATCGGCCCCGTGCTGAGCCGTCTGTTCCGGCAGGCCATCGCCGCAGGCCGGAGGGTGCGGCGCGAGACGGGGATCGGCCGGGGTGCGGTGTCCGTACCCGGTGCCGCGCTCACCGTGGCCCGGGAGGCATGCGGGGAGCTTCGGGGGCGGCGGGTTCTCGTCCTGGGAAGCGGGGAGATGGCGCGCCTGCTGGTCCGGAACCTGGTGGAAGCGGGGTGCACCGCGGTGGTGGTCTGCAACCGCACCCTGGAGCACGCAGAAGCCTTGGCCGCAGCCTTTGGGGCCCGGACCGTGCGGTTCGACGAGCTGGGTTCCGCCCTCCGGGAAGCCGACATCCTCGTGACCTCCACGGGCGCCCCACACGTGGTGGTGGAGGCGTCCCTGGTGGCGGAGGCGATGCGGAGGCGTACGGCTCCCCTCCTGATCCTGGACATCGCGGTCCCCCGGGACGTGGACCCCGCGGTGCGCTCCCTCCCCGGCGTGCACCTCGTGGACATCGACGACCTGCAGGCCGCGGGCCAAAGGGTGCTCCGGGAGCGTCTGGGGGACGTGGAGCGGGCGGAAGCGATCCTGGCGGAGGAGACGGAGAAGTTCGAGACCTGGTACCGTTCCCTCGACGTGGTGCCCCTCATCCGTGCCCTCCGACACCGGGCAGACGCCATTTTGGAGGAGGAGTGGGCCCGACTCCGCCCGCAGCTGGCGCACCTCCCCGCGGAGCACCAGGAGGCGGTGCGCCAGGCCCTCCGCACCGCCGTCAACCGGTTGCTGCACCGGCCCATCGTGCGCCTGAAGGCGATGGCGGCGGAACGGGACCCCGCGCTGGTGGACGCGGCCCGGGCCCTGCTGGATCTGGAGGACGCGGCGACCTCTTGA
- a CDS encoding HD domain-containing protein: MREPVGSPRDPHSPAAPPFRVTLETVKADPEVEAYVGKANEALGVLGYTEHGFRHANLTARIAYNILKRLGHPERDAELAAIAGYLHDIGNLVSRQNHEQVGAMLADRILARLGMGPEERAVVMSAIGNHEESHGQPVSNVGAAVILADKSDVHRTRVRNPDPTTFDIHDRVNYAVEHSFLRVDERNREITLELVINTEAAPVMEYFEIFLSRMILCRRAAEFLGCQFKLQINGVKLL; this comes from the coding sequence ATGCGTGAACCCGTGGGAAGCCCCCGGGACCCGCACTCCCCTGCGGCTCCCCCTTTCCGGGTCACCCTGGAGACGGTAAAGGCGGACCCGGAGGTGGAAGCCTATGTGGGCAAGGCAAACGAGGCCCTGGGGGTTCTGGGCTACACCGAGCACGGCTTCCGGCACGCGAACCTCACCGCCCGCATCGCGTACAACATCCTCAAACGACTGGGGCATCCGGAGCGGGACGCGGAGCTGGCGGCCATCGCGGGCTACCTCCACGACATCGGGAACCTCGTGAGCCGCCAGAACCACGAGCAGGTCGGGGCCATGCTGGCGGACCGCATCCTCGCGCGGTTGGGGATGGGACCGGAGGAACGGGCAGTGGTGATGAGCGCCATCGGCAACCACGAGGAGTCCCACGGGCAGCCCGTGAGCAACGTGGGAGCCGCGGTGATCCTCGCGGACAAGTCCGACGTGCACCGCACCCGGGTACGCAACCCGGACCCCACCACCTTCGACATCCACGACCGGGTGAACTACGCGGTGGAGCACTCCTTTCTGCGGGTGGATGAGAGGAACCGGGAGATCACCCTGGAGCTCGTCATCAACACGGAGGCGGCCCCCGTGATGGAGTACTTCGAGATCTTCCTGTCCCGCATGATCCTTTGCCGTCGGGCCGCGGAGTTCCTGGGGTGCCAGTTCAAGCTGCAGATCAACGGGGTCAAGCTGCTCTAG
- a CDS encoding Glu/Leu/Phe/Val dehydrogenase — protein sequence MGLVIQAQKPENPFEAVCRWIDRAAHLLGYDESTTKPLKHPRRCVIVSLPVEMDDGRVEVFVGYRVQYDTARGPCKGGLRYHPNVTLEEMMALAALMSLKCAVVDVPFGGGKGGVACDPTRLSHRELERLTRRYTAEIFDIIGPDKDIPAPDVGTNPQVMAWVMDTICMKRGYLEPGTVTGKPIPLGGSRGREEAAGRGVLVVAREAFAHRGLRLEGARVVVQGFGNVGYHAARLLHEEAGARVVAVSDVRGGIYHPEGLVPQQVKEYARNTGSVVGYPGARTISNRELLEIPCDLLIPAAIEHQITAENAERIRASVIVEGANEPTTPEADEILRRRGVLVVPDLLANGGGVVVSYFEWVQDRYGYFWPEEEVRARLELFMVRAFQAVLATAERFGVDLRTAAYCLGVERIVEARRLRGLYA from the coding sequence ATGGGGCTCGTGATCCAGGCCCAGAAACCGGAGAATCCCTTCGAGGCCGTCTGTCGGTGGATTGACCGGGCTGCCCACCTGCTGGGCTACGACGAGTCCACCACCAAGCCCCTCAAACACCCGCGCCGGTGCGTCATCGTCTCCCTCCCCGTGGAGATGGACGATGGGCGGGTGGAGGTGTTCGTGGGCTACCGGGTACAGTACGACACCGCCCGGGGCCCGTGCAAGGGAGGGTTACGCTACCACCCAAACGTCACCCTGGAGGAGATGATGGCCCTCGCGGCCCTCATGTCCTTGAAGTGCGCGGTGGTGGATGTGCCCTTCGGTGGGGGGAAGGGTGGGGTGGCGTGCGACCCAACGCGCCTGAGCCACCGGGAGCTGGAACGGCTCACCCGCCGGTACACCGCGGAGATCTTCGACATCATCGGGCCGGACAAGGACATCCCGGCCCCGGATGTGGGCACCAATCCCCAGGTCATGGCTTGGGTAATGGACACCATCTGCATGAAGCGAGGCTATCTGGAACCCGGAACCGTGACCGGGAAGCCCATTCCGCTCGGTGGTTCCAGGGGCCGCGAGGAAGCCGCGGGTCGGGGGGTGCTCGTGGTGGCCCGGGAGGCCTTCGCCCACCGGGGCCTGCGCCTGGAGGGAGCCCGGGTGGTGGTCCAGGGGTTCGGGAACGTAGGCTACCACGCGGCCCGGCTGCTGCACGAGGAGGCGGGGGCCCGGGTGGTGGCGGTGAGCGACGTGCGGGGAGGGATCTACCATCCGGAGGGGCTCGTCCCGCAGCAGGTGAAGGAGTACGCCCGCAACACGGGAAGCGTGGTGGGCTACCCGGGGGCCCGCACCATCTCCAACCGGGAGCTCCTGGAGATCCCCTGCGACCTCTTGATCCCCGCGGCCATCGAGCACCAGATCACCGCAGAGAACGCGGAGCGCATCCGGGCCTCCGTGATCGTGGAGGGCGCGAACGAGCCCACCACCCCGGAGGCGGACGAGATCCTCCGCCGGCGGGGAGTCCTCGTCGTCCCGGATCTGCTGGCGAACGGGGGCGGGGTGGTGGTGAGCTACTTCGAGTGGGTACAGGACCGGTACGGGTACTTCTGGCCGGAGGAGGAGGTCCGGGCCCGGCTGGAGCTGTTCATGGTGCGCGCCTTCCAGGCGGTGCTCGCCACCGCGGAGCGGTTCGGGGTGGATCTGCGGACCGCGGCGTACTGTCTTGGGGTGGAGCGCATCGTGGAGGCCCGCCGGCTGCGCGGGCTGTATGCGTGA
- the yajC gene encoding preprotein translocase subunit YajC, with the protein MFLQAPQGQPNVLYTLILWALLLAVFYFLLIRPQQQQQRRRREMLAKLKKGDRVVTVGGLHGTIVDVHGDEITLELAPNVRVRADRSAVGSVRGRKAEAPEKERERAGERKG; encoded by the coding sequence ATGTTCCTGCAGGCCCCGCAGGGCCAGCCGAATGTCCTCTATACCCTGATCCTCTGGGCGCTGCTCCTCGCGGTCTTCTACTTCCTCCTCATCCGGCCCCAGCAGCAACAGCAGCGGCGCCGGCGGGAGATGCTGGCGAAGCTCAAGAAGGGGGATCGGGTGGTCACCGTCGGGGGCCTGCACGGGACCATCGTGGACGTCCACGGGGACGAGATCACCCTGGAGCTCGCGCCCAACGTGCGGGTCCGGGCGGATCGCTCCGCGGTGGGATCTGTGCGCGGCCGCAAGGCGGAGGCTCCGGAGAAGGAGCGGGAGCGGGCGGGAGAGCGAAAGGGGTGA
- the tgt gene encoding tRNA guanosine(34) transglycosylase Tgt, with product MQVVRAQPFRFEILARDGAARAGILYTPHGPIRTPCFAPVATNAAVRGVAVWDLRSLGADLLLANTFHLYLRPGPELIQQAGGLHAFMGWSGPLLTDSGGFQVLSLAHLRRVTDRGVVFRSPIDGSLHELTPERVVEIQEALGSDIITPLDVCSGYPLDEEEAREALRRTMHWLERALAARRRPDQALFGILQGGFSPALRAQAAAHAVSLDLPGYAIGGLSVGEPLSLTYELLEHTVRHLPEDRPRYLMGVGSPPGIVEAIARGVDLFDCVLPTRVGRTGVVFTREGRLNLRNSPFRTDFRPLDPECACRVCQRHTRAYVRHLFKSGELLGPILATYHNVAFLLRWVEEARGAILQGTFAAWRERVLARYATRW from the coding sequence GTGCAGGTCGTCCGAGCCCAACCGTTTCGGTTCGAGATCCTCGCGCGGGACGGCGCGGCGCGGGCGGGGATTCTGTACACCCCTCATGGTCCCATCCGCACGCCCTGCTTTGCGCCCGTGGCCACGAACGCCGCGGTGCGGGGCGTGGCCGTATGGGACTTACGGTCCCTCGGGGCGGATCTGTTGCTGGCGAACACCTTCCACCTGTACCTCCGGCCCGGGCCGGAGCTCATCCAGCAGGCGGGGGGTCTCCACGCCTTCATGGGCTGGAGCGGCCCCCTCCTAACGGACAGCGGCGGGTTCCAGGTCCTGAGCCTGGCGCACCTGCGGCGGGTGACGGACCGGGGGGTGGTGTTCCGCTCGCCCATCGACGGGAGTCTGCACGAGCTCACGCCCGAGCGGGTGGTGGAGATCCAGGAAGCTCTGGGCTCGGACATCATCACACCCTTGGACGTTTGCAGCGGGTATCCCCTGGACGAGGAGGAAGCGAGGGAGGCGCTGCGCCGGACCATGCACTGGCTGGAGCGCGCGTTGGCGGCTCGGCGTCGCCCGGACCAAGCCCTCTTCGGGATCCTGCAGGGCGGCTTCAGTCCCGCCCTGCGGGCCCAGGCCGCGGCCCACGCGGTGAGCCTCGACCTACCGGGATACGCGATCGGTGGGCTCTCCGTGGGCGAGCCCCTCTCCCTCACGTACGAGCTCCTGGAGCACACGGTACGACACCTGCCGGAGGATCGCCCCCGCTACCTCATGGGGGTGGGTTCTCCGCCGGGCATCGTGGAGGCCATCGCCCGGGGCGTGGACCTCTTCGACTGCGTGCTCCCCACCCGGGTGGGTCGCACGGGGGTGGTGTTCACCCGAGAGGGCCGCCTCAACCTCCGCAACAGCCCCTTCCGCACGGATTTCCGGCCGCTCGATCCCGAATGTGCCTGCCGGGTGTGCCAGCGGCACACCCGCGCCTACGTGCGCCACCTCTTCAAATCAGGCGAGCTGCTGGGCCCGATCCTGGCCACCTACCACAATGTGGCCTTCCTCCTGCGATGGGTCGAGGAGGCCCGGGGGGCCATCCTGCAAGGGACCTTCGCCGCGTGGCGGGAGCGGGTTCTCGCCCGGTACGCCACCCGGTGGTAG